One window from the genome of Diabrotica virgifera virgifera chromosome 6, PGI_DIABVI_V3a encodes:
- the LOC126887394 gene encoding zinc finger protein 227-like: protein MEVKREFNEETCKIEIEYNHLDDAVLDGFKCEIKEESNSQSTHGTYDYLDLKKCHIKTEVEQHGNAFNPFEENQETEKGCFQGNKMEIIETITEHSSQEEHYMNPCAEGKTLIKHVKVVTGKKPYKCEICFKQFSEACNLNTHLRVHNGEKPYKCEICFKQFSEAGNLKRHLTVNTEEKPHKCEICFKQFTTTGHLRVHLRLHTGKKSHKCEICFKQFSKAGNLKVHLTVHTGEKPHKCEICFKQFTTAGQLRVHLRLHTGERPHKCEICFKQFITAGQLRVHLRLHTGERPHKCEICFKQFSQAGNLKGHLTVHTGEKPHKCEICFKQFTTAGQLRVHLRLHTGERPHKCEICFKQFSQAGHLKVHYLRVHTGERPHKCEICFKSFITIGMMKVHLRVHTGEKPHKCEICFKQFITAGNLKVHLRIHTGEKSYKCEICFKQFITAWHLRVHLRLHTGERPHKCEICFKSFITINMLKVHLGVHTGEKPHMCEICFKQFSRLEHLKRHLRVHTGEKPHKCEICFKQFSQAGNLKKHLTVHTGKKASQV from the exons atggaagTGAAACGAGAATTTAATGAGGAAACGTGTAAAATAGAAATAGAGTATAATCACTTGGATGATGCTGTTCTAGATGGCTTTAAATGTGAAATCAAAGAGGAATCCAATAGCCAAAGTACACATGGCACATATGATTATTTAGACTTAAAAAAATGTCACATAAAAACTGAAGTAGAACAACATGGAAATGCCTTTAATCCATTTGAAGAAAATCAAGAAACTGAAAAAG GTTGTTTCCAAGGGAACAAGATGGAAATTATAGAGACAATAACTGAACATTCATCTCAGGAAGAACATTACATGAATCCATGTGCGGAAGGAAAAACATTAATAAAACATGTAAAAGTTGTGACTGgaaaaaaaccttataaatgtgaaatttgttttaagcaatttagtgaagcatgTAATTTAAatacacatttgagagtgcacaatggagaaaagccttacaagtgtgagatttgttttaaacaatttagtgaagcaggtaaTTTAAAAAGGCATTTGACAGTGAACACGgaagaaaaacctcacaagtgtgaaatttgttttaagcagtttactacaACGGGGCATTTGAGAGTacatttgagattgcacactggaAAAAAgtctcacaagtgtgaaatttgttttaaacaatttagtaaAGCAGGTAATTTAAAAGTGCATTTGACAGTGCACacgggagaaaaacctcacaagtgtgaaatttgttttaagcagtttactacaGCGGGACAATTGAGAGTacatttgagattgcacactggagaaagacctcacaagtgtgaaatttgttttaagcagtttattacAGCGGGACAATTGAGAGTacatttgagattgcacactggagaaagacctcacaagtgtgaaatctgttttaagcagtttagtcaagcaggtAATTTAAAAGGGCATTTGACAGTGCACacgggagaaaaacctcacaagtgtgaaatttgttttaagcagtttactacaGCGGGACAATTGAGAGTacatttgagattgcacactggagaaagacctcacaagtgtgaaatctgttttaagcagtttagtcaagcaggtCATTTGAAAGTACATTATTTGAGAGTGCATACGGGAGAAAGACctcacaaatgtgaaatttgttttaagtcgtTTATTACAATAGGTATGATGAAAGTAcacttgagagtgcacactggagaaaagcctcacaagtgtgaaatttgttttaagcagtttattacAGCGGGgaatttgaaagtacatttgagaatacacactggagaaaagtcttacaagtgtgaaatttgttttaagcagtttattacAGCGTGGCATTTGAGAGTacatttgagattgcacactggagaaagacctcacaagtgtgaaatttgttttaagtcgtttattacaataaatatgctgaaagtacacttgggagtgcacactggagaaaagcctcacatgtgtgaaatttgttttaagcagtttagtcgaTTAGAACATTTGAAAcgacatttgagagtacacactggagaaaagccccacaagtgtgaaatttgttttaaacaatttagtcaagcaggtaatttaaaaaaacatttgacaGTGCATACTGGAAAAAAAGCCTCACAAGTATGA
- the LOC126887395 gene encoding uncharacterized protein LOC126887395 isoform X1 translates to MPKTMMNSRKKATWSAEQLQEAINAVRSGKGKRQSAREFGIPYSTLKDRLNTNNACAAQLGRHPIFSTEQEKRVADRCIYLAKMFYGLTATDLRKIVYEFAVKNNIKHCFNDDKKMAGKDWLQAFLKRHPNLSLRKPEATSLGRISGFNAESVGLFFKNLNIVLTKYNFQACRIFNVDETGITTVQVPSKIVAPKGVKQLGKAVSWERGRNITLCCSVSASGIYIPPMFIYPRIRMSEQLKRNGPLGAIYECSAKGWMTVELFLIWLKHFNKHASTSNDNPALLLLDNHSSHCSLAAYEFCRENGIIMLSFPPHTSNKLQPLDLTFFGPLKSAYSNECSQKNNTI, encoded by the exons ATGCCAAAGACAATGATGAATTCGCGGAAAAAGGCAACATGGAGCGCAGAACAGCTTCAGGAAGCTATAAATGCAGTTAGAAGCGGAAAGGGGAAAAGGCAAAGTGCAAGAGAGTTTG GTATCCCATATTCTACATTAAAAGATAGGTTAAATACAAACAATGCTTGTGCAGCACAACTAGGTCGTCATCCTATATTTTCCACTGAACAAGAAAAGCGAGTGGCTGATCGCTGCATCTATTTGGCAAAGATGTTCTATGGTCTAACGGCCACTGATTTACGAAAAATCGTCTACGAGTTTGCggttaaaaataatatcaaacaCTGCTTCAACGATGACAAAAAAATGGCCGGTAAAGACTGGCTTCAAGCTTTCTTAAAACGGCATCCAAATCTTAGTTTGAGGAAACCCGAGGCAACCAGTTTAGGGAGAATTTCGGGTTTTAATGCTGAAAGTGTaggcctttttttcaaaaatttaaatatagttttaacaaaatataactttCAAGCCTGCCGCATATTTAATGTTGACGAGACAGGCATTACCACGGTGCAGGTTCCATCCAAAATTGTAGCTCCAAAAGGTGTCAAACAACTGGGAAAAGCTGTAAGTTGGGAGAGAGGTCGAAATATAACTCTGTGCTGCTCAGTAAGTGCATCAGGGATATATATACCTCCGATGTTTATTTATCCTAGAATCCGAATGTCGGAACAGCTTAAACGCAATGGACCGTTAGGTGCCATATATGAATGCTCGGCCAAAGGCTGGATGACTGTAGAATTATTCTTGATTTGgcttaaacattttaataaacacGCATCTACTTCGAACGACAACCCAGCATTGCTGTTGCTAGATAATCACAGCAGTCATTGTTCTTTAGCTGCTTATGAATTTTGCCGTGAAAATGGGATCATTATGTTATCGTTTCCGCCCCACACGTCCAATAAGCTACAGCCACTAGATTTGACATTTTTTGGGCCGCTAAAATCTGCCTATTCAAATGAATGTTCACAAAAAAATAACACCATTTGA
- the LOC126885847 gene encoding uncharacterized protein LOC126885847: protein MPPKRKGGQEKKLEREKKKRCEIAKKCHSLDNLLNSYSVPSTSGVESDINTEKQEQEQKSEENLPVSETKFETELKLSEDSDDDIETSDESDSEANVKKALKDEEALLKLGQPKETESGNFFDRPDPNKLQLFFEFHPKVPVAQKDVPFNVEKAFTRNNKTKRKWLSYSEERKALFCTICLAYSVESNKDQSSAFARGMSDWKHVYQRINEHESSISHGKNCETYFMYIKNQTIEKILFGNVVEMRNKKVASNRHVLDVIIDVIKLIGKRGLSYRGTANEAAYNLENENLDHGNFLEIILLLSKFDVILKKHLDAIVKKSKSYHNRKIKRRAGNFYTFLSKTTVNSIIVIITEIILKKISSEIQTATMFSIEIDSTQDISVTDQCSVVTRYVYNGTIHERLLAVVPCHNSTGKGFHTMIHDILVKNGLDEKNCIADSTYGAANMQGRYSGFSSFMVQENSNHVHVWCYVHILNLVLTDIFKSHIKAASFFSLLNCIAAFFKESHQRMGYWLDIGNNARSQKLQLIGETRWWSKEAALSKIFGNLNEPNKALYVDLIDILNTIENSQKIKPDARATAANYKAQLLKYENILIGHIFLKLFSITGPLSRYIQTTGLDLLKCNFMVNDSILSLKKMQRNFPDIEASADKFVGWAKLSFERRDFEFFIEEQLHEFRSKKKKKFFDEKTSDEIPVSPKENFRIVFFNVIADTAVESISRIFANNAELCRDLNILDPNNFEEIAKGELPENSLKILSEKLIQFDSSATPAKLKEELASFASNWKHIKLTIEDSYEINYARLDVELDDSSSAQSDVDEDDCITKQSTKSRVCIESNKCQNCVICCYGSILKYNLFKGAYSTLVLAYQYILSLPISQVACERSFSTLKFIKNRLRNSLSDNRLESFMLMNIENDILSDINNDEIINRLGQTTKLMKDALMY from the exons aTGCCACCAAAACGAAAAGGAGGACAAGAAAAAAAACTAGAAAGGGAGAAGAAAAAACGATGTGAAATAGCAAAAAAATGTCACTCTTTGGATAATTTGCTCAATAGTTATTCTGTTCCTTCAACTTCAGGGGTAGAAAGTGATATTAACACGGAAAAACAAGAGCAAGAGCAAAAATCCGAAGAAAATTTACCGGTTTCAGAAACTAAATTTGAAACTGAGTTAAAGCTGTCAGAGGACTCGGACGACGACATAGAGACAAGTGATGAAAGCGATAGTGAAGCTAATGTAAAAAAGGCACTTAAAGACGAAGAGGCGCTACTAAAGCTGGGACAGCCGAAAGAGACAGAATCTGGCAATTTCTTCGACCGTCCCGATCCCAATAAATTACAGCTATTTTTTGAATTCCATCCAAAGGTACCTGTCGCACAAAAAGATGTACCTTTCAATGTGGAAAAAGCGTTTACGcgtaataataaaacaaaaaggaAATGGTTGAGCTATAGTGAAGAAAGAAAGGCACTTTTCTGCACAATTTGTCTTGCTTATTCAGTTGAGAGTAATAAAGATCAAAGTTCTGCTTTTGCAAGAGGTATGTCTGATTGGAAACATGTATATCAGCGAATAAATGAGCATGAAAGTTCAATCAGTCATGGAAAAAACTGCGAAACATATTTCatgtatattaaaaatcaaacaattgaaaaaatactttttggaaACGTTGTTGAAATGAGAAATAAAAAAGTTGCAAGCAATCGGCACGTTTTGGATGTTATTATTGATGTTATAAAACTAATTGGCAAACGAGGACTTTCTTATCGGGGCACAGCAAATGAAGCTGCATACAATCTAGAAAATGAAAACCTAGATCATggtaattttttggaaataatctTACTTTTATcgaaatttgatgttattttgaaGAAACATTTGGAcgccattgttaaaaaaagcaaAAGTTATCACAATAGAAAAATCAAACGTCGAGCTGGAAATTTCTACACATTTTTGTCAAAAACTACTGTAAATTCAATCATTGTCATAATCACAGAAATTATTCTAAAGAAGATTTCTTCAGAGATACAGACTGCCACTATGTTCTCTATAGAAATAGACAGCACTCAAGATATTTCAGTAACAGACCAATGTTCAGTTGTAACAAG gtATGTTTACAACGGAACAATTCACGAACGCCTTCTTGCAGTTGTTCCTTGTCACAATTCAACAGGGAAGGGATTTCATACCATGATTCATGACATACTGGTAAAAAATGGTTTGGATGAAAAAAATTGTATTGCTGACTCTACTTATGGGGCGGCTAATATGCAAGGGAGATATTCGGGATTCTCCAGTTTCATGGTCCAGGAAAATTCAAATCATGTTCATGTTTGGTGTTATGTGCATATTTTAAATCTTGTTCTGACAGACATTTTTAAATCCCACATTAAGGCCGCATCATTTTTTTCATTACTGAATTGTATAGCAGCATTTTTTAAAGAATCTCATCAACGCATGGGTTACTGGTTGGACATTGGTAACAATGCTAGATCACAGAAACTTCAGTTGATAGGAGAAACTCGTTGGTGGTCAAAGGAAGCAGCGCTCAGTAAAATTTTTGGTAATTTAAATGAACCTAATAAAGCACTGTACGTTGATTTAATTGACATTCTTAATACAATTGaaaattcacaaaaaattaagCCAGATGCAAGAGCGACTGCTGCAAATTACAAAGCACAATTACTGAAATACGAAAATATTTTAATTGGGCACATATTCTTAAAACTGTTCTCTATAACAGGCCCTTTATCAAGATATATTCAGACAACAGGGTtagatttattaaaatgtaactTTATGGTTAATGATTCTATactgagtttaaaaaaaatgcaacgAAATTTTCCAGACATTGAAGCATCTGCAGATAAATTTGTAGGGTGGGCTAAACTCTCTTTTGAAAGGAGAGACTTCGAATTTTTTATTGAAGAACAATTGCACGAGTTTCgatcaaaaaagaaaaagaaattctTTGATGAGAAAACTTCTGATGAAATCCCAGTAAGCCCAAAAGAAAAttttagaattgttttttttaacgTTATTGCGGATACTGCAGTAGAATCAATCAGTAGAATATTTGCAAACAACGCTGAATTATGTAGGGATCTGAACATTTTAGATCCAAATAATTTTGAAGAAATCGCCAAAGGTGAGCTACCTGAGAATTCTCTAAAAATATTGTCAGAAAAATTAATACAGTTTGATTCTTCTGCAACTCCTGCAAAGTTGAAAGAAGAGTTAGCAAGCTTTGCAAGCAACTGGAAACATATTAAATTAACAATTGAAGATTCATATGAAATAAATTATGCTAGACTTGATGTGGAGTTAGACGACTCTTCTTCTGCACAGTCAGATGTAGACGAAGATGACTGTATAACAAAACAGAGTACAAAATCAAGGGTGTGCATCGAATCTAACAAATGTCAGAACTGTGTCATTTGTTGCTACGGttcaattttaaaatataatttgtttaagGGGGCTTATTCCACGCTGGTATTGGCTTATCAATATATACTTTCATTGCCCATCTCGCAAGTGGCATGTGAACGATCGTTTTCAActttaaaatttatcaaaaatagatTAAGAAACTCCTTGTCTGATAATAGACTCGAGTCGTTCATGCTGATGAATATTGAAAATGATATACTGAGCGATATCAACAATGATGAAATTATTAATCGTTTGGGTCAAACAACCAAATTAATGAAGGACGctttaatgtattaa
- the LOC126887395 gene encoding uncharacterized protein LOC126887395 isoform X2, protein MNVHKKITPFDVSEILNRAFVRVATMEKAQKGFEISGIVPYRPNIFTDEDFLPSTLSNIPAVELQLPETELTPCTSETNRVPSKDAVLETNEPNVIPSTSKANEAHADVTPSTSKSGITNERQGDISIEEMTPLCVITENKLKNRGRKLGISKILTATPEKIELEQKENRKIQKKEKQKLSKNVKHVNKKIKRVTRKVFDDSSSSGSSLHDEMEICNDHSSDDPSSDVEEGCIYCGEYGKSEMWYRCGVCHKWAHKECSGYDNHKSFICDYCK, encoded by the coding sequence ATGAATGTTCACAAAAAAATAACACCATTTGATGTATCTGAAATTTTGAATCGAGCATTCGTTCGTGTAGCTACCATGGAAAAAGCTCAAAAAGGCTTTGAAATAAGCGGTATTGTTCCATATAGACCAAATATTTTCACGGACGAAGATTTTTTGCCTTCTACCCTTTCTAATATTCCCGCTGTTGAACTACAACTTCCTGAAACTGAACTTACTCCCTGTACCTCTGAAACAAATCGAGTGCCTTCAAAAGATGCAGTCTTGGAAACAAATGAACCTAATGTTATTCCAAGTACATCAAAAGCCAACGAAGCTCATGCAGATGTCACTCCTTCAACATCAAAATCAGGAATTACAAATGAAAGACAAGGAGATATATCGATTGAAGAAATGACACCATTGTGTGTCATaactgaaaataaattaaaaaacagggGTAGAAAATTAGGCATTTCAAAGATTTTGACGGCAACTCCAGAAAAAATAGAACTGGAgcaaaaagaaaatagaaaaatacaaaagaaagaaaagcaaaaactttcaaaaaatgtaaaacacgttaataaaaaaattaaacgtgtTACGAGGAAAGTCTTCGATGATAGTTCTTCAAGCGGTTCATCCCTACACGATGAAATGGAGATTTGCAATGACCACAGTTCCGATGATCCCAGCAGCGACGTAGAAGAAGGGTGCATCTATTGTGGCGAATATGGAAAATCGGAAATGTGGTACAGATGCGGAGTTTGCCATAAATGGGCGCATAAAGAATGTAGTGGTTACGATAATCACAAAAGTTTTATATGCGATTATTGCAAATAG